The following are encoded in a window of Amycolatopsis lexingtonensis genomic DNA:
- a CDS encoding DUF3311 domain-containing protein, with protein MSTVKHDGKVRGSRFNPWHLLLIVPLLVLVTPLFNVDGPRLFGMPFFYWFQFLMVAVGVLSTWIVYLMTRDKPTTDAPDRLSVDDLDEGDAR; from the coding sequence ATGTCGACTGTGAAGCACGACGGAAAGGTGCGTGGGTCGCGGTTCAACCCGTGGCACCTGCTCCTGATCGTCCCGCTGCTCGTCCTGGTCACGCCACTGTTCAACGTGGACGGTCCGCGGCTGTTCGGGATGCCGTTCTTCTACTGGTTCCAGTTCCTGATGGTCGCGGTCGGGGTGCTGTCCACCTGGATCGTCTACCTGATGACGCGGGACAAGCCCACCACGGACGCCCCGGACCGGCTGAGCGTCGACGACCTGGACGAGGGGGACGCTCGATGA